The following are from one region of the Bradyrhizobium sediminis genome:
- a CDS encoding helix-turn-helix domain-containing protein has product MLDTTLVPSGPAGFLAQAGSALHAEGFFGGLAPRHWVIQEDNVRRAHLLLIESRRGSAVLRGTVVKFEAPALLWLPCEVEGDLQVEAGARGYLIAVSEDLLTRTVAGSPEALHLRRTTDRLVMLSGAQIDGALDAVTNSCAMLVRELHAPQRGGMTMISSHVLQLCLHLWRSAASEESGSEDALRGDGPRLVGNFLQMVELHYRDGWPIARYAAVLGVTCDKLHAHCKREKSRSPRAIIHERLIHEARTRLHQLDLPVEQIGYGLGFRDPGYFSRFFQKHQGIPPGAYRRRARAEQAKRGPFYAAWP; this is encoded by the coding sequence CGACACGACGCTTGTCCCTTCCGGCCCCGCCGGCTTCCTCGCGCAGGCGGGTTCGGCCCTGCACGCCGAGGGATTTTTCGGCGGGCTCGCGCCGCGCCACTGGGTCATCCAGGAGGATAACGTGCGGCGCGCGCATCTGCTCTTGATCGAGAGCCGACGCGGCTCGGCCGTCCTGCGCGGCACGGTCGTGAAGTTCGAAGCCCCCGCCCTGCTCTGGCTGCCCTGCGAGGTCGAGGGCGACCTTCAGGTGGAGGCCGGCGCGCGAGGCTACCTCATCGCGGTTTCGGAGGATCTGTTGACGCGAACGGTGGCCGGCAGCCCGGAGGCATTGCACCTGCGGCGCACCACCGACCGCCTCGTGATGCTGAGCGGCGCGCAGATCGACGGCGCGCTCGACGCCGTGACGAACTCCTGCGCCATGCTGGTGCGGGAACTGCACGCGCCGCAACGCGGCGGCATGACCATGATCTCATCCCATGTGCTGCAGCTCTGCCTGCATCTGTGGCGTTCGGCAGCCTCGGAAGAATCCGGCAGTGAGGATGCGCTGCGCGGCGACGGTCCGCGGCTGGTCGGAAATTTTCTGCAGATGGTGGAATTGCACTATCGCGACGGCTGGCCGATTGCGCGTTACGCCGCCGTGCTCGGCGTCACCTGCGACAAGCTGCATGCGCATTGCAAGCGCGAGAAATCGCGCAGTCCCCGCGCCATCATCCATGAGCGGCTGATCCACGAGGCCCGCACCCGCCTGCACCAGCTCGACCTGCCGGTCGAGCAGATCGGATACGGTCTGGGCTTTCGCGATCCCGGCTATTTCAGCCGCTTCTTCCAGAAGCACCAGGGCATTCCGCCCGGCGCCTATCGGCGTCGCGCCAGGGCCGAGCAGGCGAAACGCGGCCCGTTCTATGCCGCTTGGCCGTAG